Proteins encoded in a region of the Coregonus clupeaformis isolate EN_2021a chromosome 9, ASM2061545v1, whole genome shotgun sequence genome:
- the LOC121573595 gene encoding alkaline ceramidase 3-like: protein MAPSADRLGYWGRPTSTLDWCEENYVVSFYIAEFWNTVSNLIMILPPIYGAIQTYKDGLEFRYVYSFLGLAAVGIGSWCFHMTLQYEMQLLDELPMIYSTCVFVYCLYECFKQKNTLGLFPITLLFIFSVSVSVVYLQWKEPVFHQVMYGALVACLVMRSIFIVTWVYPWLKPMCYISLSVFLLGFLLWNIDNLACDSLRSTRQRLPPVVGAVTQFHAWWHILTGLGSYLHILFSLQIRSTFLKHRPKVKFLCGVWPMLHIEAQKTS, encoded by the exons ATGGCTCCCTCCGCAGACAGACTGGGGTACTGGGGGCGGCCAACCTCAACGCTGGATTGGTGTGAGGAGAATTATGTCGTCTCTTTCTACATCGCAGAATTCT GGAACACTGTCAGTAACCTGATTATGATCCTGCCTCCTATCTACGGTGCCATCCAGACGTATAAAGACGGCCTAGAGTTCCGCTACGTCTACTCCTTCCTTGGACTGGCAG CTGTTGGCATTGGTTCCTGGTGCTTCCATATGACGCTGCAATATGAGATGCAG TTGCTGGACGAGCTGCCAATGATCTACAGCACCTGTGTCTTTGTCTACTGTCT ATATGAATGCTTCAAGCAAAAAAACACTCTGGGTTTATTCCCTATCACGTTGTTATTCATCTTCAGTGTCTCAGTCAGTGTG GTGTACTTACAATGGAAAGAGCCAGTCTTTCACCAG GTCATGTATGGTGCACTTGTAGCCTGCTTGGTGATGCGCTCTATCTTCATAGTTACATG GGTGTACCCCTGGCTCAAACCTATGTGTTACATCTCCCTAAGTGTCTTCCTGCTGGGGTTTCTGTTGTGGAACATTGATAATCTGGCCTGTGACTCACTCAG ATCCACCAGACAGCGACTGCCCCCTGTTGTTGGGGCGGTGACACAGTTCCATGCCTGGTGGCACATCCTCACAGGCCTGGGCTCCTACCTACACATACTCTTCAG CCTCCAGATAAGGTCAACCTTTCTCAAACACAGACCAAAAGTAAAG TTCCTATGTGGAGTGTGGCCCATGTTGCACATTGAGGCTCAAAAGACTAGCTGA